Proteins encoded together in one Musa acuminata AAA Group cultivar baxijiao chromosome BXJ3-6, Cavendish_Baxijiao_AAA, whole genome shotgun sequence window:
- the LOC103987406 gene encoding glycosyltransferase BC10-like — MKKQLQDHKSSNHISSRLPTLISVSFLITFGFCFGLVSSLYVRVSFPFAQTKQILFRSSPPRPPPSPPTLSPPRVVQDRSFVGKQGIGPNGYVTPRNFMHDMEDEELLWRASMVPRIRKLPFKHAQKVAFLFLTRGNLPLAPLWEEFFKGNEGSYSIYVHTDPSFDWSVPKGSVFYGRRIPSQVVRWGTISMLEAERRLLANALLDFSNRRFVLLSESCIPLFNFLTVYSYLINSTEVFVEVYDDPGPNGRGRYKSTLKPGIEFKQWRKGSQWFAVDRGLAMEIVSDEKYFPLFQRYCRPSCLADEHYLPTLMNVRSFWGTANRSLTWADWSKGGPHPARIGRNEITAELLQRMRNGSACSYNGRTTRICYLFGRKFLPNSLNRLVRLAPKLMDFGGS, encoded by the exons ATGAAGAAGCAGCTACAAGACCACAAGTCCTCGAATCATATCAGCTCCCGACTCCCCACTCTGATCTCAGTTAGCTTTCTCATTACCTTCGGCTTCTGCTTTGGTTTAGTGTCCAGCCTCTACGTCAGGGTAAGTTTTCCTTTTGCGCAAACCAAACAGATCTTGTTCCGGTCATCACCTCCTCGTCCTCCGCCTTCGCCACCCACGCTTTCGCCGCCACGAGTAGTTCAAGATCGTTCGTTTGTCGGTAAACAAGGCATCGGACCAAATGGTTATGTTACGCCAAgaaattttatgcatgatatggAAGACGAGGAGCTGCTATGGAGGGCATCGATGGTTCCGAGGATCCGAAAACTCCCCTTCAAGCATGCGCAAAAGGTTGCCTTCCTGTTCCTCACGAGGGGAAACCTCCCGCTTGCGCCGCTGTGGGAGGAGTTCTTCAAGGGGAACGAGGGGTCGTATTCCATCTACGTGCATACGGATCCTTCCTTCGATTGGTCGGTGCCAAAGGGCTCTGTTTTCTACGGGAGAAGAATCCCCAGTCAG GTGGTGCGATGGGGAACGATAAGCATGTTGGAAGCCGAGCGGCGGCTGTTAGCCAACGCCCTCCTCGACTTCTCAAACCGACGCTTTGTCCTCCTCTCTGAATCTTGCATCCCTCTGTTCAACTTCCTCACCGTGTACTCCTACCTCATCAACTCCACCGAGGTCTTCGTCGAGGTCTACGACGACCCCGGTCCTAACGGCAGGGGCAGGTACAAGAGCACATTGAAACCAGGGATCGAGTTCAAACAGTGGCGCAAAGGATCGCAGTGGTTCGCCGTGGACCGTGGACTCGCCATGGAGATTGTATCTGACGAGAAATACTTTCCATTGTTCCAGAGATATTGCAGGCCTTCGTGCTTGGCGGATGAACATTACTTACCGACTCTGATGAACGTGAGGAGCTTCTGGGGAACGGCAAACAGGAGCTTGACGTGGGCTGATTGGTCCAAGGGAGGGCCACACCCTGCCAGGATCGGAAGAAACGAGATcacggccgagctgctgcagaggATGAGGAACGGGAGCGCCTGCAGCTACAATGGCAGGACTACCAGGATCTGTTACTTGTTTGGGAGGAAGTTCTTGCCGAATTCATTGAACCGGTTGGTGAGATTGGCTCCGAAACTGATGGACTTCGGTGGAAGCTGA
- the LOC135639860 gene encoding delta(7)-sterol-C5(6)-desaturase-like, with protein MGTSGADHLRQIVEETDWYNGIVLDAVVPGGAWKRLPRPLQSWLRNYIGGTALYLVSGFLWCFYIYYLKRNVYVPKDSIPSNRAIYLQIIVAMKAMPWFCVLPTLLEYMAENGWTRCSASVGEVGWPAYFVYLMIYLVIVEFGIYWMHRELHELKPLYKYLHATHHIYNKQNMLSPFAGLAFHPFDGVLQATPHVIALFLVPTHFTTLILLMFCEVVWTANVHGCIHGKIWPVMGAGYHTIHHTTYRHNYGHYTIWMDWMFGTLRDPEQEFKKPD; from the exons ATGGGGACGAGCGGGGCGGATCACCTCCGCCAGATCGTGGAGGAGACGGACTGGTACAATGGGATCGTGCTCGACGCGGTCGTACCAGGCGGCGCCTGGAAGCGCCTACCGCGGCCACTCCAGTCCTGGCTGCGCAATTACATCGGTGGCACGGCTCTCTATTTGGTTTCTGGTTTTCTCTGGTGCTTCTACATTTACTACTTGAAGCGCAACGTATACGTCCCCAAGG ATTCTATACCTTCGAACAGAGCCATTTATCTACAGATAATAGTTGCAATGAAAGCTATGCCCTGGTTCTGTGTTCTCCCAACACTTTTAGAATACATGGCTGAAAATGGATGGACGAGGTGTTCTGCTAGTGTCGGAGAAGTTGGTTGGCCAGCTTATTTTGTGTACCTGATGATATATCTAGTCATCGTCGAGTTTGGTATATACTGGATGCACAGAGAATTGCATGAATTAAAACCTCTATACAAGTATCTTCATGCAACACATCATATCTACAATAAGCAGAATatgctttctccttttgctg GATTGGCGTTCCATCCATTCGACGGAGTACTACAAGCTACGCCACATGTGATAGCCCTCTTCCTTGTCCCAACCCATTTCACGACTCTCATACTTCTCATGTTCTGTGAGGTTGTCTGGACTGCAAACGTCCACGGGTGCATCCATGGCAAGATTTGGCCAGTTATGGGTGCAGGCTACCATACGATCCACCACACTACGTACCGACACAACTACGGGCACTACACGATATGGATGGATTGGATGTTTGGAACTCTTCGAGATCCTGAGCAGGAATTCAAAAAGCCAGATTGA
- the LOC135640093 gene encoding probable calcium-binding protein CML18, with translation MSNAQTSSSTSPSASLFARLNTTDELQKVFDRYDANGDGKISASELAGVIRALGADASPAEVRDMIAEMDADGDGFVDLHEFADFHRRRVDDAAAERALREAFDVYDLDGNGLISAEELHRVMNRLGEKCSVKDCSRMIRPVDADGDGNVNFEEFKKMMANGVGVGRESSASEPNGPSSSAV, from the coding sequence ATGTCGAACGCCCAGACCTCATCGTCGACTTCGCCCTCCGCATCGCTCTTCGCCAGGCTGAACACCACGGACGAACTGCAGAAGGTCTTCGACCGCTACGATGCCAACGGCGATGGCAAGATCTCCGCCTCCGAGCTCGCAGGCGTCATCCGCGCTCTCGGGGCCGACGCCTCCCCCGCTGAGGTCCGCGACATGATCGCCGAGATGGACGCCGACGGCGACGGATTCGTCGACCTCCACGAGTTCGCAGACTTTCACCGCCGCAGGGTCGACGACGCCGCCGCCGAGAGAGCGTTGAGGGAGGCGTTCGACGTGTACGACCTGGACGGCAACGGGCTGATCTCGGCGGAGGAGCTCCATCGGGTTATGAACCGCCTCGGGGAGAAGTGCTCCGTCAAGGACTGCTCCCGGATGATCCGGCCCGTGGATGCCGACGGCGATGGCAACGTCAACTTCGAGGAGTTCAAGAAGATGATGGCCAACGGCGTCGGCGTCGGCCGCGAATCCTCCGCGTCCGAACCCAATGGCCCGTCAAGTTCCGCCGTCTGA
- the LOC135641037 gene encoding LEAF RUST 10 DISEASE-RESISTANCE LOCUS RECEPTOR-LIKE PROTEIN KINASE-like 1.2 has protein sequence MHHPWPPPSLRLLLPFFLSLFLSSLPPSFPDDGYLQPYEACSTRPFPCGGRNISFSYPFRHQDSPPECGYPDTELSCNTTDDTLTIHIGKKQYRVKDNNIDYANHLVTVVDRDFVDNPCPRPSENTTLGSAPFQYAGDDVNATFFIDCPPSLPSPLFPVACLRDNTAGWWSYYWPGNRNLSYEVYMCRRSFVQLPMNPTAIERWIDGDTDYAEALQEGFTLSWPAKIGEWCSACNRSGGVCGYESSKPTCICSDGSATDDSCDKGSGTKKIVIGVSVGVGGLLVIVTLLGLFLYRRKKRNRLSPVLLSRRASSEPISSKKDPELGNEHYGTQVFEYEELHEATDGFNASNEVGDGGFGTVYKGKLRDGRTVAIKRLYENNFRRVEQFMTEVHILSSLRHHNLVSLYGCTSRHSRELLLVFEFVPNGTVADHLHGPRACEEGLPWPVRMSIAIETAQALSYLHAVTPPIVHRDVKTNNILLDRSFRVKVADFGLSRLFPLNVTHVSTVPQGTPGYVDPEYHQCYQLTDKSDVYSFGVVLVELIASKPAVDITRHRHEINLAKMAVNKIQNEELDQLVDPRLWRESNSEVIWMIRQVAEVAFGCLQEERDMRPTMKEVLEALKGIEGKGSNRKKGAEADDAVAKDDDRSLLGERPPHSPDTVNAEWESRLTTPNASV, from the exons ATGCATCATCCTTGGCCTCCCCCATCCCTCCGTCTTCTGCTTCCCTTTTTCCtttccctcttcctctcttccttaCCACCTTCCTTCCCCGATGACGGCTACCTCCAGCCATACGAGGCATGCTCCACGAGGCCATTCCCCTGCGGAGGCCGCAACATCAGCTTCTCCTACCCATTCCGCCACCAAGATAGTCCTCCTGAGTGTGGTTATCCGGACACTGAACTCAGCTGCAACACCACCGACGACACCTTGACGATTCACATCGGCAAAAAGCAGTACCGAGTGAAGGATAACAACATCGACTACGCCAACCACCTCGTCACCGTCGTTGATCGAGATTTTGTTGACAATCCCTGCCCCCGGCCATCTGAGAATACCACTCTGGGTTCAGCGCCCTTCCAGTACGCCGGTGACGACGTCAACGCCACCTTCTTCATCGATTGCCCCCCCTCCCTTCCCTCACCGCTCTTTCCCGTCGCTTGCCTCAGAGATAACACTGCTGGATGGTGGTCATACTATTGGCCGGGAAATAGAAACTTGTCTTACGAGGTGTACATGTGTAGAAGATCGTTTGTGCAACTTCCCATGAATCCGACGGCTATCGAACGGTGGATAGACGGAGACACGGATTATGCCGAAGCACTGCAGGAGGGATTCACCTTGAGCTGGCCGGCGAAGATCGGGGAGTGGTGCAGCGCTTGCAACAGGTCCGGCGGGGTGTGTGGGTACGAATCCTCAAAGCCGACCTGTATCTGCTCCGATGGCTCCGCCACAGATGATTCGTGCGACAAAG GATCTGGCACCAAGAAGATTGTAATTG GTGTTTCGGTCGGCGTGGGAGGCTTGTTGGTCATAGTAACCTTACTCGGTCTTTTCCTTTATCGTCGCAAGAAGAGAAACCGGCTCTCTCCGGTTCTGCTGTCTCGAAGAGCCTCATCTGAGCCAATCAGCTCCAAGAAAGATCCTGAATTGGGCAATGAACACTACGGCACCCAAGTTTTCGAGTACGAGGAGCTACACGAGGCCACCGATGGCTTCAACGCCTCCAATGAAGTTGGTGATGGTGGCTTTGGCACTGTCTACAAAG GGAAGCTCCGGGATGGTCGCACCGTGGCCATCAAGCGATTGTACGAGAACAACTTCAGGCGTGTCGAGCAGTTCATGACTGAAGTCCACATCCTTTCTTCCCTCCGACACCACAACCTTGTCAGCCTATATGGATGCACCTCCCGCCACAGCCGCGAGCTCCTCCTCGTGTTCGAGTTTGTGCCGAATGGGACGGTGGCGGACCACCTCCATGGCCCCCGTGCGTGCGAAGAAGGGCTCCCGTGGCCTGTGAGGATGAGCATCGCAATCGAGACCGCCCAGGCGCTCAGCTACCTCCACGCCGTCACGCCCCCGATCGTACACCGGGATGTCAAAACCAACAACATCTTGCTCGACCGCAGCTTCCGTGTCAAAGTCGCCGACTTTGGATTATCCAGGCTCTTTCCGCTCAACGTCACGCATGTCTCCACGGTTCCACAAGGCACGCCCGGGTACGTCGACCCTGAATACCACCAGTGTTACCAGCTCACGGACAAGAGCGACGTCTACAGCTTTGGGGTGGTGTTGGTGGAGCTCATAGCCTCGAAGCCGGCCGTCGACATCACTAGGCATCGGCATGAGATTAATCTGGCTAAAATGGCCGTCAACAAGATCCAGAACGAGGAGTTGGATCAGTTGGTCGATCCAAGACTCTGGCGGGAGTCCAACAGCGAGGTAATTTGGATGATCAGACAGGTGGCTGAAGTGGCATTCGGGTGCTTGCAAGAAGAGAGGGACATGAGGCCTACGATGAAAGAGGTTCTGGAGGCACTGAAGGGGATAGAGGGCAAGGGGAGCAACAGGAAGAAGGGTGCGGAAGCTGATGATGCCGTGGCCAAGGATGATGACCGCTCCTTGCTGGGGGAAAGGCCGCCACATTCACCAGATACTGTCAATGCCGAATGGGAAAGCAGGCTAACGACACCAAACGCTAGTGTTTGA
- the LOC103987410 gene encoding LEAF RUST 10 DISEASE-RESISTANCE LOCUS RECEPTOR-LIKE PROTEIN KINASE-like 2.1: MHHPWPPPSLRLLLPFFLSLFLSSLPPSFPDDGYLQPYEACSTRPFPCGGRNISFSYPFRHQDSPPECGYPDTELSCNTTDDTLTIHIGKKQYRVKDNNIDYANHLVTVVDRDFVDNPCPRPSENTTLGSAPFQYAGDDVNATFFIDCPPSLPSPLFPVACLRDNTAGWWSYYWPGNRNLSYEVYMCRRSFVQLPMNPTAIERWIDGDTDYAEALQEGFTLSWPAKIGEWCSACNRSGGVCGYESSKPTCICSDGSATDDSCDKGSHFKKLILIGSVAGAVGFVLVCVALFLCTRKRYTDSIIYWNKPTNVVMIEDFLNDYGSLAPKRYMYSDLKKMTKSFKEKLGEGGYGSVFKGTLQDGRSVAVKILSKSTENGAEFINEVASIGRTSHVNVVSLLGFCHDGHKRALVYEFMPNGSLDKYIYSDEPKASLPWDRLYQIAVGIARGLEYLHRGCNTRIVHFDIKPHNILLDQDFCPKISDFGLAKLCPPKESILSMADARGTIGYIAPEVFSRTFGMASTKSDVYSYGMMVLEMVGGRRNVKAWADRTSEIYFPHWVYEHLDRDGGLEAYDVTAETEEIARKMIMVGLWCIQTMPPSRPSMSRVVEMLEGRVGDMEMPPKPYLSSPQRPVVVTSSST, translated from the exons ATGCATCATCCTTGGCCTCCCCCATCCCTCCGTCTTCTGCTTCCCTTTTTCCtttccctcttcctctcttccttaCCACCTTCCTTCCCCGATGACGGCTACCTCCAGCCATACGAGGCATGCTCCACGAGGCCATTCCCCTGCGGAGGCCGCAACATCAGCTTCTCCTACCCATTCCGCCACCAAGATAGTCCTCCTGAGTGTGGTTATCCGGACACTGAACTCAGCTGCAACACCACCGACGACACCTTGACGATTCACATCGGCAAAAAGCAGTACCGAGTGAAGGATAACAACATCGACTACGCCAACCACCTCGTCACCGTCGTTGATCGAGATTTTGTTGACAATCCCTGCCCCCGGCCATCTGAGAATACCACTCTGGGTTCAGCGCCCTTCCAGTACGCCGGTGACGACGTCAACGCCACCTTCTTCATCGATTGCCCCCCCTCCCTTCCCTCACCGCTCTTTCCCGTCGCTTGCCTCAGAGATAACACTGCTGGATGGTGGTCATACTATTGGCCGGGAAATAGAAACTTGTCTTACGAGGTGTACATGTGTAGAAGATCGTTTGTGCAACTTCCCATGAATCCGACGGCTATCGAACGGTGGATAGACGGAGACACGGATTATGCCGAAGCACTGCAGGAGGGATTCACCTTGAGCTGGCCGGCGAAGATCGGGGAGTGGTGCAGCGCTTGCAACAGGTCCGGCGGGGTGTGTGGGTACGAATCCTCAAAGCCGACCTGTATCTGCTCCGATGGCTCCGCCACAGATGATTCGTGCGACAAAG GATCTCACTTCAAGAAGCTTATTTTAATCG GTTCAGTGGCAGGAGCCGTGGGCTTCGTTTTGGTCTGCGTCGCATTATTTCTATGTACGCGAAAGCGTTACACAGACTCTATCATCTATTGGAACAAACCGACAAATGTAGTAATGATCGAAGACTTTCTGAATGATTATGGATCCTTGGCCCCTAAAAGATACATGTACTCGGATTTGAAGAAGATGACCAAATCTTTCAAAGAAAAACTTGGGGAAGGTGGATATGGAAGTGTGTTCAAGGGCACCCTCCAAGATGGGCGTTCGGTGGCTGTGAAGATCCTCAGCAAATCCACAGAAAATGGAGCAGAGTTTATAAACGAAGTTGCCAGCATCGGTAGGACTTCCCATGTCAACGTCGTGAGTCTACTCGGCTTCTGCCACGACGGTCACAAACGAGCTCTGGTCTATGAATTCATGCCCAATGGGTCACTGGACAAGTACATCTACTCTGACGAGCCGAAGGCATCGCTTCCATGGGACAGACTGTACCAGATCGCCGTCGGCATCGCCCGAGGGCTGGAGTATCTGCATCGCGGCTGCAACACTCGCATAGTCCACTTCGACATAAAGCCCCACAACATCCTCCTGGACCAGGACTTCTGTCCCAAGATATCCGACTTTGGATTAGCCAAACTGTGCCCTCCCAAAGAAAGCATCCTCTCCATGGCAGACGCAAGAGGAACCATAGGGTACATTGCACCGGAAGTCTTCTCGAGGACCTTCGGGATGGCGTCGACTAAATCCGACGTCTACAGTTACGGGATGATGGTCCTGGAAATGGTCGGAGGAAGAAGGAATGTGAAAGCATGGGCAGACAGGACCAGCGAGATATACTTTCCGCATTGGGTCTACGAACATCTGGATCGAGATGGAGGTCTTGAAGCCTACGATGTGACGGCTGAGACGGAGGAAATTGCGAGGAAGATGATAATGGTCGGTTTGTGGTGCATACAAACAATGCCACCGAGTCGGCCTTCCATGAGCAGAGTCGTGGAAATGTTGGAAGGAAGAGTCGGCGACATGGAGATGCCACCCAAACCATATCTTTCGTCCCCTCAGCGACCGGTCGTCGTCACCTCTTCTTCCACTTGA
- the LOC135640975 gene encoding protein PAL OF QUIRKY-like yields the protein MESAAALAAVSVGGSGPGYPDSVDSSPRSRGGDSWDEPFTSSAAASSRLRVMCSYGGRIVPRPTDNSLCYLGGETRMVIVDRHSSLADLSAKLSRDLLGGRPFSLKYQLPNEDLDSLISVTTDEDLENMIEELDRISAATAPPASSIGGSSARSPRLRLFLFPSISDSAPSSAIGSLLDDSKSETWFVDALNSAIGGMGVDALSTDSASVNCLLGLEDDSSVHSRSGGGGGGGHSEAEQLVLPRPDSSGKLVRHGQDVPGSPMLDKGSSFGSTSSAPSLSNLPPIPVPTDGRAAAEQRITGIDDHFAHMGPSPDSATRPDEGFKEPRYAPHHQPPPPIPLPTASPPSSTTSPIENLNRDFSDDDRSDHGGVLRPSQATEPTQIDAPTPDPVSRPTYLNPSSDAMYRGPSPVTDASGYVMVSPQLEQLQQQQSHPHLNQQQQPQLTSANPHYIHHHPAAGTVVPMPSYYSIAAHSMQQSPQTYQIDPQIPMYYMPVRHTSPYTLGTVQPNLMDPNFISSTAAPASGIVTKPDLPSYYKTAATAPAPAAMQPQLIRVAANQTHPYAGTGYNVIQHPHLSQTPATMANFGYEAAAGPVHPQMYYSQVSSQAALAPQYQTVSSTTAIPDAAALGDSNTSRTS from the exons ATGGAATCGGCGGCGGCGTTGGCTGCCGTCTCGGTCGGCGGCTCCGGTCCCGGTTACCCGGACTCCGTCGACTCCTCTCCCCGTTCCCGCGGCGGCGACTCGTGGGACGAGCCATTCACTTCTTCCGCTGCGGCCTCGTCGCGCCTCCGCGTGATGTGCAGCTACGGCGGCCGCATCGTCCCCCGCCCCACCGACAACTCCCTCTGCTACCTCGGAGGCGAGACCCGCATGGTCATCGTCGACCGCCACTCCTCCCTCGCCGACCTCTCCGCCAAGCTCTCCCGCGACCTCCTCGGCGGCCGCCCTTTCTCCCTCAAGTACCAGCTTCCCAACGAGGACCTCGACTCCCTCATCTCGGTCACCACCGACGAGGACCTCGAGAACATGATCGAAGAGCTCGATCGCATCTCTGCTGCCACCGCTCCCCCGGCATCCTCCATAGGCGGCAGCTCGGCACGCTCCCCCCGCCTCCGGCTGTTCCTGTTCCCGTCGATCTCCGATTCGGCGCCTTCTTCCGCTATCGGGTCACTCTTGGACGACTCAAAGTCGGAGACTTGGTTCGTGGACGCCCTAAATAGCGCTATCGGCGGCATGGGCGTGGACGCTCTCTCCACCGACTCAGCCTCTGTAAACTGCCTGCTTGGCCTCGAGGACGACTCCTCCGTCCACTCccggagcggcggcggcggcggcggcggccactcGGAGGCCGAGCAGCTCGTCCTCCCCCGCCCCGACTCTTCCGGCAAGCTCGTTCGACATGGCCAGGACGTCCCCGGTTCGCCGATGCTCGATAAGGGTTCCTCCTTCGGCTCCACCTCGTCGGCTCCATCCCTTTCGAATCTCCCACCCATCCCCGTTCCCACCGATGGTCGTGCTGCCGCCGAGCAACGTATCACCGGTATCGACGACCACTTCGCCCACATGGGTCCCTCACCCGACTCCGCCACCAGGCCCGACGAAGGTTTCAAAGAGCCAAGATACGCTCCCCACCACCAGCCCCCGCCTCCCATCCCTCTTCCGACCGCTTCCCCTCCCAGTTCTACCACGTCCCCAATCGAAAATCTCAACAGAGACTTCTCAGACGACGACAGATCAGACCACGGCGGTGTCCTTAGGCCATCGCAAGCTACAGAACCTACTCAGATCGATGCCCCAACACCTGATCcagtgtcaag GCCGACGTACCTGAATCCAAGCTCTGATGCTATGTATCGTGGTCCATCACCGGTCACGGATGCTTCAGGTTACGTAATGGTCTCACCGCAGCTAGAGCAACTACAGCAGCAACAATCCCATCCCCACCTTAATCAACAACAGCAACCACAGCTCACCTCGGCGAACCCCCATTACATCCACCACCACCCGGCGGCAGGTACAGTCGTTCCCATGCCTTCCTACTACTCTATTGCGGCCCATTCGATGCAGCAATCGCCACAAACCTATCAAATCGATCCTCAGATTCCAATGTACTACATGCCTGTCCGCCATACCTCGCCATACACTTTGGGGACAGTTCAGCCCAATTTAATGGATCCCAATTTTATATCATCAACCGCTGCGCCGGCTTCCGGAATTGTGACAAAGCCCGACTTACCGAGCTACTATAAGACAGCGGCCACAGCACCTGCACCTGCTGCAATGCAGCCACAGCTAATCCGTGTAGCCGCCAATCAAACCCACCCCTATGCCGGAACAGGGTATAATGTGATACAACATCCCCACCTGTCTCAGACCCCCGCAACAATGGCTAACTTTGGTTATGAAGCTGCCGCGGGTCCTGTCCATCCCCAGATGTACTATTCTCAGGTCTCTTCACAAGCTGCATTGGCGCCACAGTATCAGACGGTGAGCTCCACAACTGCGATTCCTGATGCTGCAGCTCTTGGGGATTCAAACACATCCAGAACATCATGA